From Topomyia yanbarensis strain Yona2022 chromosome 1, ASM3024719v1, whole genome shotgun sequence, one genomic window encodes:
- the LOC131675870 gene encoding zinc finger protein ZFP2-like: protein MATRCAHLGLSQVYENTCDRTTTQSTSPGDNVTHATVLQTTIDKTYECGMCDQSFPKKRQLAVHKRVHAGTRPYSCDICGKAYTKGTNLSRHKRIHTGERRHLDQHRLTHKDQAYICDICSRKFTENSSLTRHRLIHAGERSHKCDICGKEFITSAELTRHMRMHTGGRPYKCDICGKGYVESSSLKHHQRVHIDMNLADQIFSCDICECIFLKNINIECTFPYFLSRQTTQSTSPGDNVTHATVLQTTIDKTYECGMCDQSFPKKRQLAVHKRVHAGTRPYSCDICGKAYTKGTNLSRHKRIHTGERRHRCRICDQHRLTHKDQAYICDICSRKFTENSSLTRHRLIHAGERSHKCDICGKEFITSAELTRHMRMHTGGRPYKCDICGKGYVESSSLKHHQRVHIDMNLADQIFSCDICGRQFLESKELTQHKLIHSKDREFRSEVWWRV from the exons ATGGCAACTAGATGCGCCCATCTCGGCCTGTCACAggtctatgaaaatacatgtgataGGACG ACAACACAGTCAACAAGTCCAGGTGACAATGTCACACATGCCACCGTACTGCAAACAACCATCGATAAAACCTATGAGTGCGGAATGTGTGACCAATCATTCCCTAAGAAGAGACAGCTGGCAGTTCACAAGCGCGTACATGCCGGCACGCGACCGTACTCCTGTGATATTTGCGGTAAAGCATACACCAAGGGTACAAATCTAAGCCGCCACAAACGGATACACACCGGCGAACGACGGCACC TGGATCAGCACCGGCTTACCCATAAAGATCAGGCTTACATTTGCGATATCTGCAGTAGGAAGTTTACCGAAAACAGTAGTCTCACGCGACACAGACTTATCCATGCAGGTGAGAGATCGCACAAGTGCGATATTTGTGGCAAAGAATTCATAACTAGTGCTGAACTCACTCGCCACATGCGCATGCATACTGGCGGGCGCCCGTATAAGTGTGATATCTGTGGCAAAGGCTACGTAGAAAGCAGCAGTTTGAAACATCACCAGCGTGTTCACATCGATATGAATCTTGCGGATCAAATATTCAGTTGCGATATCTGTG aatgcatttttttaaaaaatattaatatcgaATGCACTTTCCCCTATTTTCTTTCTAGACAGACAACACAGTCAACAAGTCCAGGTGACAATGTCACACATGCCACCGTACTGCAAACAACCATCGATAAAACCTATGAGTGCGGAATGTGTGACCAATCATTCCCTAAGAAGAGACAGCTGGCAGTTCACAAGCGCGTACATGCCGGCACGCGACCGTACTCCTGTGATATTTGCGGTAAAGCATACACCAAGGGTACAAATCTAAGCCGCCACAAACGGATACACACCGGCGAACGACGGCACCGTTGTCGGATATGTG ATCAGCACCGGCTTACCCATAAAGATCAGGCTTACATTTGCGATATCTGCAGTAGGAAGTTTACCGAAAACAGTAGTCTCACGCGACACAGACTTATCCATGCAGGTGAGAGATCGCACAAGTGCGATATTTGTGGCAAAGAATTCATAACTAGTGCTGAACTCACTCGCCACATGCGCATGCATACTGGCGGGCGCCCGTATAAGTGTGATATCTGTGGCAAAGGCTACGTAGAAAGCAGCAGTTTGAAACATCACCAGCGTGTTCACATCGATATGAATCTTGCGGATCAAATATTCAGTTGCGATATCTGTGGTAGACAGTTTCTTGAATCTAAAGAACTTACGCAGCACAAACTTATCCACAGCAAAGATCGAGAATTCAGATCTGAAGTCTGGTGGCGggtttaa